In the genome of Xanthocytophaga agilis, one region contains:
- a CDS encoding aminotransferase class V-fold PLP-dependent enzyme, whose translation MKSLSKRQFLKSVAGISGSLTLSNWENTFAQVTHLSAPELAKKEEFWGQIRKGYTVTPDFIQLENGYYSLAATEVLEKYIEHIRQVNAVSSYYMRTRMTDDKLVARNELARLLGCTPEELIITRNTTESLDTVISGITWKAGDEVIMAEQDYGAMLDMFALQARRYGIVNKLVSIPNHPKSDEEIVSLYEKMITSKTRMLMVCQIVNITGQILPVRKIADMAHHHNVEVLVDGAHAFGHLDFKISDLGCDYYGSSLHKWLGTPLGAGILYVRKEKIPGIWQLFGDMGFKDDDIRKLNHTGTHPVATDLAIQDAIRFHEKIGIQRKEARLRYLQRYWTDQVRNHPNIVLNTPADPQRSCAIANVHVKGKKPDELAKLLMSKYKIFTVAIDRPGVAGIRVTPHVYTSTQELDTFVKALQEIAG comes from the coding sequence ATGAAATCACTTTCTAAACGTCAGTTCCTAAAGTCTGTTGCAGGGATCAGTGGATCTCTTACCTTGTCAAACTGGGAAAATACGTTTGCTCAAGTAACGCATCTTTCTGCTCCAGAACTGGCAAAGAAGGAAGAGTTTTGGGGACAAATACGAAAAGGCTATACAGTAACTCCGGATTTTATTCAGCTTGAAAACGGATATTATTCCTTGGCTGCAACAGAAGTACTGGAAAAATACATAGAACATATCCGTCAGGTCAATGCGGTCTCCTCTTATTATATGCGTACACGTATGACGGACGATAAACTTGTAGCTCGGAACGAATTAGCGCGTTTGCTTGGATGTACACCTGAAGAGTTGATCATTACCCGCAATACAACGGAATCACTAGATACTGTTATCTCCGGTATTACCTGGAAGGCAGGAGATGAAGTCATTATGGCTGAACAGGATTATGGCGCCATGCTGGACATGTTTGCACTACAGGCACGTAGATATGGAATTGTCAATAAACTGGTTTCCATTCCCAATCATCCCAAATCCGACGAAGAAATAGTAAGCCTGTATGAGAAGATGATTACCAGCAAAACACGCATGTTAATGGTATGTCAGATTGTAAATATTACTGGTCAGATTTTGCCTGTTCGTAAAATTGCAGATATGGCTCATCATCATAATGTAGAGGTGCTGGTAGACGGAGCCCATGCCTTTGGACACCTTGACTTCAAGATTTCAGATCTGGGTTGTGATTATTATGGTAGTAGTTTACACAAATGGCTGGGCACACCACTGGGAGCAGGTATTCTCTATGTGAGAAAAGAAAAAATTCCAGGTATCTGGCAACTATTTGGCGATATGGGATTCAAAGACGATGATATTCGTAAACTCAATCACACAGGCACTCATCCGGTAGCTACAGATCTGGCTATACAGGATGCTATACGCTTCCACGAAAAAATAGGTATTCAGCGTAAAGAAGCGCGTTTGCGTTATCTGCAACGTTATTGGACAGATCAGGTTCGTAACCATCCGAATATCGTACTGAACACCCCTGCTGATCCACAACGATCGTGTGCAATCGCTAATGTACATGTCAAAGGCAAAAAACCAGACGAATTAGCCAAGCTGCTTATGAGTAAATACAAAATCTTTACAGTAGCCATTGATCGTCCGGGAGTAGCAGGTATTCGGGTAACGCCTCACGTATATACATCCACTCAGGAACTGGATACATTTGTAAAGGCACTACAAGAAATTGCTGGATGA
- a CDS encoding tRNA-binding protein: MISWNDFEKIEMRVGTVLEANDFPKAKNPAYQLVIDFGEYGVRKSSAQITKLYEKEQLVGKQVIAVVNFPPKQIANFMSECLVLGVIGESKEVVLLQPDRPVPNGLRIA, translated from the coding sequence ATGATTTCATGGAATGATTTTGAAAAGATTGAAATGAGAGTTGGAACTGTGTTGGAAGCAAACGATTTTCCCAAAGCTAAAAATCCGGCCTATCAATTGGTTATTGATTTTGGAGAATATGGAGTCCGAAAAAGCTCTGCACAAATAACCAAATTATACGAGAAGGAACAGTTAGTGGGCAAGCAGGTAATTGCCGTTGTAAACTTTCCACCCAAGCAGATTGCCAATTTTATGTCAGAGTGTTTGGTACTGGGAGTAATTGGAGAGAGTAAAGAAGTGGTATTGTTACAACCAGACAGACCTGTGCCTAATGGTCTTCGGATTGCATAA
- a CDS encoding sodium-translocating pyrophosphatase, protein MNSIIYLIPIFGLLGLLYTFIRSAWVTKQEAGDARMTEIAGYIAEGAMAFLRAEWRILGIFAIIASAGLGILGAFSENSSPIIVGAFLIGAFLSALAGYIGMRIATKANVRTAQAARTSLSKALAVSFAGGSVMGMGVAGLAVLGLGSLFIVFVSIFGGVGPDGVMNPERMKLALEVLTGFSLGAESIALFARVGGGIYTKAADVGADLVGKVEAGIPEDDPRNPATIADNVGDNVGDVAGMGADLFGSYVATVLSTMVLGQEIDVSDNFGGLSPILLPMLIAGLGIVFSIIGTFFVRISDQSLKPDAVQNALNLGNWGSIVLTAISSYFLITWLLPEHLELRGHQFTSMGVFGAVIVGLAVGTLMSMITEYYTAMGKRPVKTIIQQSSTGHATNIIGGLSVGMESTTLPMIVLAAGIWGSYELAGLYGVAIAAAGMMATTAMQLAIDAFGPIADNAGGIAEMSELPKEVREKTDILDAVGNTTAATGKGFAIASAALTSLALFAAFVGIAGITGIDIYKADVLACLFVGGMIPFIFSSLAIRAVGQAAMSMVEEVRRQFREIPGIMEGKAKPEYDKCVAISTQASIQKMVAPGAIALISPLIIGFIFGPEALGGFLAGATVSGVLMGMFQNNAGGAWDNAKKSFEKGAEIIVNGKPEIFYKKSEPHKASVTGDTVGDPFKDTSGPSMNILIKLMSIVALVIAPYIAKVDTSHSDNAKVEVKKEISVTKK, encoded by the coding sequence ATGAATAGTATTATTTACCTGATTCCTATTTTTGGTCTGCTTGGACTTCTCTACACATTTATTCGATCAGCCTGGGTTACAAAACAAGAGGCGGGCGATGCCCGAATGACAGAAATTGCTGGTTATATTGCTGAAGGAGCAATGGCATTTCTTCGGGCAGAGTGGAGAATATTGGGAATCTTTGCCATAATCGCTTCTGCTGGTCTGGGTATATTAGGAGCTTTTAGTGAAAATTCCAGTCCTATTATTGTTGGGGCTTTTTTAATAGGTGCATTTTTATCTGCTTTGGCAGGATATATAGGTATGCGTATTGCAACAAAAGCCAATGTACGTACGGCACAGGCTGCAAGGACAAGCTTGTCTAAGGCATTAGCAGTCTCATTTGCCGGTGGATCTGTAATGGGTATGGGTGTGGCTGGGCTTGCTGTACTGGGGTTGGGTTCATTGTTTATTGTGTTTGTATCTATATTTGGCGGTGTAGGCCCTGATGGAGTGATGAATCCTGAACGCATGAAGCTTGCACTGGAAGTGTTGACTGGTTTTTCATTAGGTGCGGAAAGTATTGCCTTATTTGCCCGTGTAGGAGGGGGAATTTATACCAAAGCTGCTGATGTTGGCGCTGACTTAGTAGGTAAAGTCGAGGCAGGTATTCCTGAAGATGATCCAAGAAATCCTGCAACTATTGCAGATAACGTAGGTGATAATGTAGGTGATGTAGCAGGAATGGGAGCCGATTTGTTCGGTTCATATGTAGCTACGGTGCTTTCTACAATGGTTTTGGGACAGGAAATTGATGTTAGTGATAATTTTGGTGGATTGTCTCCTATTCTTCTTCCTATGCTTATTGCTGGTTTGGGAATTGTATTTTCTATTATCGGCACATTTTTCGTTCGTATTTCTGATCAATCGCTAAAACCGGATGCTGTACAGAATGCTCTGAACTTAGGTAACTGGGGTTCTATCGTATTAACAGCAATTTCTTCGTATTTTCTGATTACCTGGTTATTACCCGAACATCTGGAATTACGTGGACATCAGTTTACTTCTATGGGCGTATTTGGGGCCGTAATTGTAGGGCTGGCAGTAGGAACACTGATGAGTATGATCACCGAATACTATACTGCAATGGGTAAACGTCCTGTTAAGACTATTATTCAGCAGTCTTCTACAGGCCATGCTACTAACATTATTGGGGGATTGTCTGTAGGAATGGAATCTACAACATTGCCTATGATTGTTTTGGCTGCTGGTATTTGGGGTTCTTATGAACTAGCTGGATTATATGGGGTAGCAATTGCAGCAGCTGGTATGATGGCTACAACTGCTATGCAGTTGGCTATTGATGCCTTTGGTCCTATAGCTGACAATGCTGGAGGGATCGCCGAAATGAGTGAATTACCCAAAGAGGTGCGTGAAAAAACAGATATTCTGGATGCTGTAGGAAATACAACCGCTGCAACTGGTAAAGGCTTTGCTATTGCTTCTGCTGCACTGACTTCACTGGCTTTATTTGCAGCTTTTGTTGGGATTGCCGGAATTACAGGTATTGATATTTACAAGGCAGATGTACTGGCATGTTTGTTTGTTGGAGGAATGATTCCTTTTATTTTTTCTTCACTGGCAATACGTGCTGTAGGACAAGCTGCTATGTCAATGGTAGAAGAAGTACGTCGGCAGTTTCGTGAAATTCCTGGTATCATGGAAGGGAAAGCTAAGCCTGAATATGACAAATGTGTAGCTATTTCTACACAGGCATCTATTCAGAAGATGGTAGCTCCAGGAGCGATTGCTTTAATCTCTCCACTAATAATAGGTTTTATTTTTGGACCTGAAGCTTTAGGGGGATTTTTAGCAGGTGCAACTGTAAGTGGTGTATTGATGGGAATGTTTCAGAACAATGCAGGTGGTGCCTGGGATAATGCCAAGAAATCGTTCGAAAAAGGTGCTGAAATTATAGTAAATGGAAAGCCAGAAATCTTCTACAAAAAGTCTGAACCCCATAAGGCCTCTGTAACTGGTGATACTGTTGGTGATCCTTTTAAAGATACATCTGGCCCATCCATGAATATTCTGATCAAACTTATGTCTATTGTAGCGCTTGTAATTGCTCCTTACATTGCTAAGGTTGATACTTCACATTCTGATAATGCAAAAGTGGAAGTTAAGAAAGAAATATCTGTTACGAAGAAATAA
- a CDS encoding OsmC family protein yields the protein MKRKASAVWNGSLKEGKGNLTTQSGALKQQMYSFNTRFGEDGTVGTNPEELIAAAHAGCFTMATGATLNGEGYIPEELSTEATLDLVFENGGYVIKGIHLELTGNVPGIDNTKFQEIAQNAKANCPVSKALSVPITLTASLVAEKAV from the coding sequence ATGAAAAGAAAAGCATCTGCCGTTTGGAACGGATCTTTAAAAGAAGGTAAAGGTAATTTGACCACACAAAGTGGTGCCTTAAAACAACAAATGTATTCATTCAATACTCGATTTGGAGAAGATGGTACCGTTGGCACCAACCCAGAAGAATTGATTGCAGCAGCCCATGCCGGATGCTTTACAATGGCAACTGGAGCCACACTCAATGGAGAAGGCTATATTCCGGAAGAGCTCTCAACTGAGGCTACTCTGGATTTAGTATTTGAAAATGGAGGATACGTGATAAAAGGTATTCATCTGGAATTAACGGGGAATGTTCCAGGTATTGATAATACAAAGTTTCAGGAAATTGCTCAGAATGCAAAAGCTAATTGCCCTGTATCCAAAGCTTTAAGTGTACCTATTACATTGACTGCATCTCTTGTTGCAGAAAAAGCAGTATAA
- a CDS encoding acyltransferase — MRAIASMAVVLFHFIGTEQFLTNWTILKYISVYGQYGVQMFFVISGFVIPFSLYKSKYKIHYYGKFVLKRIIRLDPPYLANILFIICLSYVLSKVSSAQFTITWKQLLLHLGYLNAFFHEKWLNVVFWTLSVEFQYYVLLGLIYPLLIGNQWIRSITVISLLALSILFHDIPRDFFFAHIPVFLMGILTFQWYTRIIPKWEYIVWTFVCILFIYTSSIEILFVSIISVLLLFYFTIENKWLTFLGDISYSLYLMHVMTGSVVISIVKKRTDNIYIEFFALVFAVSISVTMSYLLYRFVEQPSQKLSSKIRFTNKSNSVTV; from the coding sequence ATGCGGGCTATTGCCTCTATGGCAGTTGTCTTATTCCATTTCATTGGCACAGAACAATTTCTCACTAACTGGACTATTTTAAAATATATCTCTGTATATGGTCAATATGGTGTACAAATGTTTTTTGTTATATCCGGATTTGTAATTCCATTCTCTTTATATAAATCCAAGTATAAGATCCACTATTATGGTAAATTTGTTTTGAAAAGAATAATACGTCTTGATCCCCCTTATTTGGCCAATATTTTATTCATTATTTGCCTGAGTTACGTACTAAGTAAAGTTTCGAGTGCCCAATTTACAATCACCTGGAAACAACTACTTTTACATCTGGGATATCTTAACGCTTTTTTCCATGAAAAATGGCTAAATGTTGTTTTCTGGACCTTAAGTGTTGAATTTCAATATTATGTATTATTGGGTCTTATTTATCCATTATTAATAGGTAACCAATGGATCAGATCTATTACTGTTATTTCATTGCTTGCACTCTCAATACTATTTCATGACATTCCACGTGATTTCTTTTTTGCGCATATCCCTGTATTTCTAATGGGAATTCTGACATTTCAATGGTATACTCGTATTATTCCCAAATGGGAATATATTGTTTGGACGTTTGTCTGCATTTTGTTTATCTATACTAGTTCAATTGAAATCCTTTTTGTCAGCATCATTTCTGTGTTGCTTTTATTCTATTTTACAATTGAAAATAAATGGCTTACTTTTCTAGGTGATATATCCTATTCTTTGTATCTAATGCATGTAATGACAGGTTCTGTTGTCATCAGCATTGTAAAAAAACGTACAGATAATATCTATATTGAGTTTTTTGCCTTAGTCTTTGCTGTTTCAATATCAGTTACAATGTCTTATCTTCTATATAGATTTGTTGAACAGCCTTCACAAAAACTGTCTTCAAAAATCAGATTCACCAATAAAAGCAACTCAGTTACAGTATAA
- a CDS encoding glycosyltransferase family 39 protein — protein MTLHHQASLDYSLTKKESKLNLFCYLPAFIILSGIFFRLFHYFYNRGLYLDETSVAVNLLSKNYLALASPPLIYDQQAPLFFWWLEKGFCQLFGYSELSLRFIPLVCGIIALPLFWNLLKKLVEFKASVIGLFLLAFAYPVIYHSVEVKQYIIELLTTIVLISSVSRYAFQDKTASYLALGIIGALSMWFSYPAIFILTSIGITQSFWIFRNWNKKNALGLLLQGSLWGVSFLINFLLFINKGTKIPWLIGFWEEYFMPWPITSKQDILWFFFRLDNFLEYPLGINWSFISIYVVIKHTIILIILLIGLKHLLKKNKALFSIIILSLCLTLVASSMHKYPFHGRLLVFLAPLLFIIISYGIEWINTQILKFQMHRFTILVISFLICFPSVYYSFDQLFHPLKLVNAVYDIKKGLAFIKDKAQPNDTIYSMVWEGQTTYYSHIWKMPNKFIPFFYPQGSSIAELKKNISSALAPLKTQKRVWFIVYGAPKVQLKINDKNQKLNIKEVNLIADVLNHEGKCIDMYVEKNNCSVFLYELNQQ, from the coding sequence TTGACGTTACACCATCAAGCATCACTAGACTATTCACTTACTAAAAAAGAGAGTAAGCTTAATCTGTTCTGTTACTTACCAGCGTTCATTATCTTATCTGGGATTTTCTTTCGTTTATTTCATTACTTTTATAACAGAGGTCTGTATCTTGATGAAACAAGTGTAGCAGTTAACTTATTATCAAAAAACTATTTGGCTCTAGCCTCACCACCTTTAATTTATGATCAGCAGGCGCCTCTCTTTTTTTGGTGGTTAGAAAAAGGATTCTGTCAACTTTTTGGATATAGTGAACTCTCATTACGCTTTATTCCTTTAGTATGTGGAATTATAGCATTACCGTTATTCTGGAATCTTCTGAAAAAGCTGGTAGAATTTAAGGCAAGCGTAATAGGTCTATTTTTATTAGCATTTGCCTATCCTGTCATTTATCATTCTGTTGAAGTCAAACAATATATTATTGAATTACTTACTACAATTGTTCTTATTAGTAGTGTCTCTCGTTATGCATTTCAAGATAAAACAGCTTCTTATTTAGCTTTGGGTATTATTGGAGCTTTAAGTATGTGGTTTTCATATCCTGCTATTTTCATTTTAACAAGTATAGGTATAACTCAGTCTTTCTGGATATTTCGCAATTGGAATAAAAAAAATGCTTTAGGCTTATTATTGCAGGGTTCATTATGGGGAGTTAGCTTTCTGATTAACTTTCTTTTATTTATTAACAAAGGGACAAAGATACCGTGGCTGATTGGTTTTTGGGAAGAATATTTTATGCCTTGGCCTATTACTTCAAAGCAAGATATCTTATGGTTCTTCTTCAGACTTGATAACTTCTTAGAATACCCTCTTGGCATAAATTGGTCATTTATAAGTATTTATGTTGTTATAAAACATACAATTATTCTTATCATCTTACTTATAGGATTAAAGCACTTGCTAAAAAAAAACAAAGCTTTATTTTCAATTATTATCTTATCACTTTGTTTGACATTAGTAGCATCGTCAATGCATAAGTATCCATTTCATGGGCGTCTTTTAGTCTTTTTGGCACCATTACTCTTTATAATTATAAGCTATGGAATAGAATGGATTAATACACAAATTTTGAAATTTCAGATGCATCGATTCACCATTTTAGTTATTAGCTTTCTGATTTGCTTCCCAAGTGTATATTACTCCTTTGACCAATTGTTTCATCCTTTGAAACTAGTAAATGCAGTTTATGATATAAAAAAAGGATTAGCATTTATTAAAGATAAAGCACAACCTAATGATACAATTTATAGTATGGTATGGGAAGGCCAAACAACTTATTATTCACATATATGGAAAATGCCTAATAAGTTTATTCCTTTTTTTTACCCACAGGGTAGTAGTATAGCTGAGTTAAAGAAAAATATTTCTAGTGCATTGGCACCGTTAAAAACTCAGAAAAGGGTATGGTTTATAGTATATGGAGCACCAAAGGTCCAACTAAAAATAAATGATAAAAACCAGAAATTAAATATAAAAGAAGTAAATCTAATAGCAGATGTTCTGAATCACGAAGGAAAATGTATAGATATGTATGTTGAGAAAAATAACTGTTCAGTATTTCTTTACGAATTAAATCAACAATAG
- the serA gene encoding phosphoglycerate dehydrogenase gives MVEIPTKEQKYFIIDFDSTFTKVEAMDELGKISLQGNPKREDILREIHQVTELAMNGDISFSEALQRRVDLLKAHKDHLPELIAVLSGKVSDSFERNRDFLNEFADSILIISSGFREFIVPIVTALGIKPENVYANTFLFDDNGNIIGFDAENPLAKDKGKPELMRKLNLQGDVYVIGDGYTDYEIKEAGLANRFYAFTENVERGKVIANADHITPSLDEFLFVNKLPASLSYPKNRIKVLLLENIHPKAKELFQEQGFTVEMVKGALDEDELAERIRDVSVLGIRSKTQVTKKVLENANKLMCVGAFCIGTNQIDLKACQERGIVAFNAPYSNTRSVVELAIGEMIILMRQIVEKSNKMHRGEWDKSAIGSYEIRGKKLGLVGYGNIGTQLSVVAEALGMKVYYYDLVEKLALGNAQRCKTLHELLEICDVITLHTDGRKENANLIGAKEFERMKDGVIFLNLSRGHIVDVPALVNAVKSGKVAGAAVDVFPYEPKTNNEEFVNELRGLPNVLLTPHIGGSTEEAQENIANFVPGKLLDFINKGNTFGSVNFPNIQLPDLNDAHRMIHIHRNVPGILAQINSILANYQINIRGQYLNTREDVGYVITDIDKAYNKEVITELKNIPHTIKFRMLY, from the coding sequence ATGGTTGAAATACCTACAAAAGAACAAAAGTACTTTATCATTGACTTTGACAGTACATTTACAAAAGTGGAAGCAATGGATGAGTTGGGAAAGATTTCACTGCAGGGAAATCCAAAGCGTGAAGATATTCTGCGTGAAATTCATCAGGTAACTGAATTGGCTATGAATGGGGATATTTCCTTTAGTGAGGCACTTCAACGCCGGGTTGACTTGCTAAAGGCACACAAAGATCATCTTCCTGAGTTAATTGCCGTTCTTAGTGGTAAAGTATCTGATTCTTTTGAAAGAAACCGTGATTTTTTAAATGAATTTGCTGATAGCATTCTGATTATTTCAAGTGGATTTCGTGAGTTCATCGTTCCCATTGTTACAGCTTTAGGTATCAAACCTGAGAATGTATATGCCAATACCTTTTTATTCGATGACAATGGAAATATTATTGGCTTTGATGCAGAAAACCCTCTGGCTAAAGATAAAGGCAAGCCAGAGTTAATGCGTAAACTTAATTTACAAGGTGATGTATATGTGATAGGAGATGGGTATACAGATTACGAAATCAAAGAAGCTGGACTAGCCAATCGTTTTTATGCATTCACCGAAAATGTAGAACGTGGCAAAGTAATTGCTAATGCAGACCATATTACACCAAGTCTGGATGAGTTTTTGTTTGTAAATAAGCTTCCTGCCAGTTTATCTTATCCTAAAAACCGTATTAAGGTTCTGCTGTTGGAAAATATTCATCCTAAAGCAAAAGAATTATTTCAGGAACAAGGTTTTACAGTTGAGATGGTAAAAGGTGCTCTGGACGAGGATGAATTAGCCGAACGTATTCGGGATGTAAGTGTATTGGGTATCCGAAGCAAAACTCAGGTTACCAAAAAGGTTTTAGAGAATGCCAATAAACTGATGTGTGTAGGAGCGTTTTGTATCGGGACCAATCAAATTGATTTGAAAGCTTGCCAGGAGAGAGGAATTGTTGCCTTTAATGCACCTTATAGCAATACCAGGTCTGTGGTAGAACTTGCGATAGGAGAAATGATTATTCTGATGCGTCAGATTGTTGAGAAAAGCAATAAGATGCATAGAGGGGAGTGGGATAAGTCTGCTATTGGAAGCTATGAAATCAGAGGAAAAAAATTGGGACTGGTAGGGTATGGAAATATAGGTACACAACTATCTGTTGTTGCAGAAGCATTAGGAATGAAAGTATATTATTATGACTTGGTTGAGAAACTTGCTTTAGGAAATGCACAACGTTGTAAGACATTGCATGAGCTATTGGAAATATGTGATGTGATTACCTTGCATACGGATGGTCGAAAAGAAAATGCCAATCTTATAGGAGCGAAAGAATTTGAACGCATGAAAGATGGCGTAATCTTCCTGAATCTGTCTCGTGGACATATTGTAGATGTACCGGCATTGGTGAATGCTGTAAAAAGTGGCAAAGTAGCAGGGGCCGCTGTAGATGTGTTTCCTTATGAGCCTAAAACCAATAATGAAGAATTTGTTAATGAACTAAGAGGTTTACCAAATGTGTTGCTGACTCCACATATTGGAGGTAGTACAGAAGAAGCTCAGGAGAACATTGCTAACTTTGTTCCTGGTAAACTACTGGATTTCATTAATAAAGGAAATACTTTTGGTAGTGTTAACTTCCCGAATATTCAATTACCAGATTTGAATGATGCACATCGAATGATTCATATCCATAGAAATGTACCAGGTATTCTAGCTCAGATCAATAGCATTTTGGCTAACTATCAGATTAATATCCGCGGACAATATTTGAATACACGTGAAGATGTTGGATATGTGATTACGGATATAGATAAAGCTTATAATAAAGAGGTAATTACTGAGCTTAAGAATATACCTCATACTATTAAGTTTAGAATGCTATACTAG
- a CDS encoding EamA family transporter, whose protein sequence is MTVITAPQPTRMQIVLALLAVYIIWGSTYLFIHFMTEIMPPLLMSGIRNVIAGGLLYLFARFRSGGSAPEFKHWRSASLLGFMLLAVANGGLAIALRLIPSGIGALLTAMLPLWIVILNWLAFNKQKPSISTIVGLGIGLVGFLVLIGPTSLSSGLSLNWIGVVIVMIGVASWGTATLLAPRLPLHPSQLQATSMQMFAGGVLLLIFSFVYEQPTLAMWNDLTSKAGWSLVYLIVFGSWIGFTAYAWLAQNAPPHITSTYAYVNPVVAMLLGWTFAGEKLTDKSLIAAAIIICAVIIITSQRKAKKVVVEQHR, encoded by the coding sequence ATGACTGTTATTACAGCTCCTCAACCTACACGTATGCAAATCGTGTTGGCGTTGCTGGCGGTTTATATTATCTGGGGAAGTACTTATCTATTTATCCACTTCATGACAGAAATAATGCCTCCTCTGCTGATGTCTGGTATACGAAATGTAATTGCGGGAGGATTATTATATTTGTTTGCCAGATTTCGTTCGGGTGGTTCTGCTCCTGAATTTAAACATTGGCGTTCTGCCTCTTTATTAGGTTTTATGTTGCTGGCTGTGGCCAATGGAGGATTAGCCATTGCTTTGCGATTGATTCCTTCCGGAATAGGAGCTTTATTAACAGCTATGTTGCCTCTATGGATCGTTATACTCAACTGGCTTGCCTTTAACAAACAAAAACCTAGCATTTCTACCATTGTAGGTTTAGGCATTGGCTTGGTCGGATTCCTTGTATTGATAGGACCAACCAGTTTATCCTCAGGTTTGTCGCTCAATTGGATAGGGGTAGTTATTGTTATGATAGGTGTAGCTTCCTGGGGTACTGCTACTTTGCTTGCTCCACGACTGCCTTTACACCCATCGCAGCTACAAGCTACATCTATGCAAATGTTTGCTGGTGGGGTACTCTTATTGATCTTTAGCTTTGTCTATGAACAGCCAACACTAGCTATGTGGAATGATCTTACATCAAAGGCTGGCTGGTCTCTGGTTTATCTGATTGTATTTGGTTCTTGGATTGGATTTACTGCTTATGCCTGGCTTGCACAAAATGCACCCCCTCATATTACTTCCACCTATGCTTATGTGAATCCTGTTGTGGCGATGTTGTTGGGATGGACATTTGCTGGGGAAAAGTTGACTGATAAGTCATTAATTGCTGCTGCAATTATTATTTGTGCTGTTATTATAATTACCAGCCAGCGAAAGGCAAAAAAAGTTGTTGTTGAGCAACATAGATGA
- a CDS encoding aminotransferase class V-fold PLP-dependent enzyme, with translation MQVFFTPGPAQLYPTFESHVQQAIREQIGSISHRSKQFRGIYQFAVEQLRELLNIPADRAILFSGSATEIWERIIQNCAEKETTHFVNGSFSKRFYEFSVELGKKAQKFEAPFGQGFDITRHTVSDSSELICLTHNETSSGVSMPLADIHYFKKTYPGKIVAVDVVSSAPYPDLDWSLVDTAFFSVQKAFGLPAGLGVWIVNETCLQKAEQMKQQGQYIGTHHSLPSLWKNYLNYETPATPNVFGMYLLGKVVKDMNAIGVRKIRQETEEKATLLYQFLEQSEKFRPAVENPAHRSQTVIVAEVENPAEKIASLKEKGLVIGSGYGAYKDKQVRIANFPATSFENIQKLIKELE, from the coding sequence ATGCAAGTATTCTTCACTCCCGGTCCTGCTCAACTGTATCCTACATTCGAATCTCATGTACAACAAGCCATTCGTGAGCAGATTGGTTCTATTTCACACCGGAGCAAACAATTTCGTGGTATATACCAGTTTGCTGTAGAGCAACTTCGGGAACTGTTGAACATTCCTGCAGACAGAGCTATATTATTCTCAGGATCTGCAACTGAAATCTGGGAAAGAATTATTCAGAACTGTGCAGAGAAGGAAACTACTCATTTTGTAAATGGATCTTTCTCAAAGCGTTTTTATGAGTTTTCTGTTGAACTAGGTAAGAAAGCACAGAAATTTGAAGCTCCTTTTGGACAGGGTTTTGATATCACACGACATACAGTATCTGACTCCTCCGAATTGATCTGTCTGACACATAATGAAACAAGTTCCGGTGTTTCTATGCCATTAGCTGATATTCATTATTTTAAGAAAACATACCCAGGTAAGATTGTTGCTGTGGATGTCGTTTCTTCTGCTCCTTATCCAGATCTTGACTGGAGTCTTGTAGATACAGCATTCTTTTCTGTGCAAAAAGCTTTTGGCTTGCCAGCGGGGTTGGGTGTATGGATTGTGAATGAAACTTGTTTGCAGAAAGCCGAGCAGATGAAACAGCAAGGACAATATATTGGTACACATCATAGCTTGCCTTCTTTATGGAAAAACTATCTGAACTATGAAACTCCTGCCACTCCAAATGTTTTCGGAATGTATCTTTTGGGAAAGGTTGTGAAAGATATGAATGCTATAGGAGTACGGAAAATCAGGCAGGAAACAGAAGAAAAGGCTACTTTGTTGTATCAGTTCCTTGAACAAAGTGAAAAGTTTCGTCCTGCTGTTGAAAATCCCGCTCACAGATCTCAAACTGTGATTGTCGCAGAAGTAGAGAATCCGGCTGAAAAAATAGCTTCTTTGAAGGAAAAAGGATTAGTGATAGGAAGCGGGTATGGCGCCTACAAGGACAAACAAGTCCGTATTGCAAACTTTCCAGCTACTTCATTTGAAAATATACAGAAACTAATCAAAGAATTAGAATAA